A genomic window from Periophthalmus magnuspinnatus isolate fPerMag1 chromosome 16, fPerMag1.2.pri, whole genome shotgun sequence includes:
- the sec61b gene encoding protein transport protein Sec61 subunit beta, giving the protein MPGPAASATSVGTSSRSPSKTVAPRAAGSTVRQRKAASSGTRSGGRTTSAGTGGMWRFYTEDSPGLKVGPVPVLVMSLLFIASVFMLHIWGKYTRS; this is encoded by the exons ATG cctGGACCAGCAGCAAGCGCTACCAGTGTTGGGACATCCAGTCGGTCCCCAAGCAAGACAGTCGCCCCTCGAGCAGCAGGCTCCACAGTCAGGCAAAG GAAAGCAGCCAGCAGTGGCACACGCAGCGGAGGCAGGACCACATCAGCGGGTACAGGAGGCATGTGGCGCTTCTACACTGAGGACTCACCTGGTCTTAAAGT GGGCCCCGTGCCAGTCTTGGTCATGAGCCTGCTCTTCATCGCTTCAGTCTTCATGCTTCACATTTGGGGAAAATACACCCGCTCTTAA
- the LOC117383254 gene encoding DOMON domain-containing protein FRRS1L codes for MALVRTAVHLCALLVQSGWMGVAASPTDEGALRAGHGEHGDPGHQEPHKDSYSTFASEFLESKYLSDDGYPFPTAPPVDPFAKIKVSDCGITKGCIRYGKPGCDAETCDYFLSYRRIGTDVEFELSADTDGWVAVGFSSDKKMGGDDVMGCVHDDNGRVRIHHFYNVGQWAKEIKRNPARDEEGIFENNRVTCRFKRPLYVPREETLVDLHLSWYYLFAWGPAIQGSITRHDIDSPPVSDHMISIYKYEDLFMPSTAYQTFNSPLCLLLIVALTFYLLMGSP; via the exons ATGGCTTTAGTGCGCACAGCAGTGCATCTGTGTGCGCTGCTCGTGCAGAGCGGCTGGATGGGGGTCGCGGCGAGTCCTACCGATGAAGGAGCCCTCAGGGCCGGACATGGCGAGCACGGAGACCCGGGCCACCAAGAGCCGCATAAAGACTCATACAGCACGTTTGCGTCCGAATTTCTGGAGTCCAAATATCTGTCTGATGATG GATATCCATTCCCCACTGCTCCACCTGTGGACCCCTTTGCCAAAATCAAAGTTAGTGACTGTGGAATCACCAAAGGCTGCATCAG GTATGGTAAACCAGGCTGTGATGCAGAGACCTGTGACTACTTTCTGAGTTACCGGCGGATTGGGACCGATGTGGAGTTTGAGCTGAGTGCAGACACAGACGGATGGGTGGCTGTAGGCTTCTCCTCTGACAAGAAAATG GGAGGAGATGATGTTATGGGCTGTGTCCATGATGACAATGGCCGTGTGCGCATCCATCACTTCTATAACGTCGGCCAGTGGGCCAAAGAGATCAAGAGGAACCCGGCCCGAGACGAGGAGGGCATCTTTGAAAACAATCGTGTCACGTGTCGATTCAAGCGGCCGCTGTATGTGCCCCGAGAGGAGACGCTGGTGGACTTACACCTGTCCTGGTACTACCTGTTTGCCTGGGGTCCTGCTATTCAAG GTTCAATCACTCGACACGATATTGACAGTCCCCCTGTCAGTGATCACATGATCAGTATCTACAAGTATGAGGACCTGTTTATGCCCTCCACAGCCTACCAGACCTTTAACTCTCCCCTCTGCCTCCTGCTCATCGTAGCACTCACCTTCTACCTGCTGATGGGGTCGCCATGA
- the LOC117383784 gene encoding phospholipase A and acyltransferase 2-like: protein MNALGNWNSLLSTWKQVDKSVDTAVIGDLIEFLLPWSGLSHWAVYVGEGHVMHFGVGDENTTQKACRSFIKLLIPKSGSILKKTRICTQMISEIRVPPGTTIRVNNNKHKLAPSTLDEILYRCHTFHHQEFTYDMVNFNSEHFATFIRYGQAMGNQISLKPNNKANADTTQTLQMIMQQRSETEI, encoded by the exons ATGAATGCGCTGGGGAACTGGAACAGCCTTCTGTCAACATGGAAACAG GTTGATAAAAGTGTGGATACAGCGGTGATAGGAGACCTGATTGAGTTCCTTCTTCCCTGGTCTGGACTGTCTCACTGGGCTGTTTATGTGGGAGAGGGACATGTCATGCACTTTGGGGTCGGAG ATGAGAACACGACACAAAAAGCCTGTCGCAGTTTTATCAAGCTACTGATCCCCAAGTCTGGGAGTATCCTGAAGAAGACAAGGATTTGTACACAGATGATTTCCGAGATCAGAGTTCCTCCAGGCACTACCATCCGTGTCAATAACAACAAGCACAAGCTGGCCCCCTCCACACTGGACGAGATCCTGTACCGCTGCCACACTTTCCACCACCAGGAGTTCACATACGACATGGTCAACTTCAACAGTGAGCACTTTGCTACATTCATCCGCTATGGCCAAGCTATGGGAAACCAG ATTTCCTTGAAGCCAAACAACAAAGCCAATGCGGACACGACTCAGACCCTGCAAATGATAATGCAACAACGCTCCGAGACGGAGATATAA
- the alg2 gene encoding alpha-1,3/1,6-mannosyltransferase ALG2 gives MVRVVFLHPDLGIGGAERLVVDAAVALKSRGCSVQIWTAHYDPTHCFSETLDPDLPVICVGDWLPTSLCGYLHALCAYLRMIYVALYLVFFSGLEYDVVFCDQVSVCIPVLRLSRHRKKVLFYCHFPDQLLTQRKTALKKMYRAPIDWLEERTTGMADMILVNSQFTAGVFRDTFRSLSGVQTDVLYPSLNTSTFDRPSSQECGLGGLLPEGTSCMFLSLNRYERKKNLGLALEALAALRSRLPREQAASVHLVVAGGYDDRVTENVLHYNELKDLAEQIHLEGCVTFLRSPSDSLKVALLRASAAVLYTPSREHFGIVPVEAMYCCCPVIAVNSGGPLESVADGVTGFLCEPTAEAFSAAMERLVKDPHLRKDMGQAGRTRVQDKFSLEAFSDQLHGYILRLSQ, from the exons ATGGTGCGAGTGGTATTTCTCCATCCAGACCTGGGCATCGGTGGAGCAGAGAGACTGGTGGTGGATGCAGCTGTGGCTTTGAAATCTCGAGGATGTAGTGTTCAAATATGGACTGCTCACTATGACCCCACTCACTGCTTCTCTGAGACTCTTGACCCAGACCTGCCTGTG ATCTGTGTTGGTGACTGGCTACCTACGAGTTTGTGTGGTTATCTGCATGCTCTTTGTGCATACCTAAGAATGATCTATGTAGCCTTATATTTGGTCTTCTTCAGCGGACTGGAGTATGATGTTGTCTTCTGTGATCAG GTGTCTGTATGTATCCCAGTGTTGAGGCTTTCCCGTCACAGGAAAAAGGTTCTGTTCTATTGTCACTTCCCAGACCAGCTACTGACACAAAGGAAGACCGCTCTGAAGAAAATGTATCGTGCTCCTATTGACTGGCTGGAGGAACGGACGACTGGTATGGCTGACATG atccTGGTAAACAGTCAGTTCACTGCAGGCGTGTTCAGAGACACGTTCAGGAGTCTGAGTGGAGTCCAGACAGATGTGCTATACCCCTCCCTGAACACCAGCACCTTTGACCGGCCCAGCTCACAGGAGTGTGGCCTGGGGGGACTACTTCCTGAAGGCACCTCCTGCATGTTCCTCTCTCTGAACAGATATGAGCGTAAGAAGAACCTGGGCCTGGCTCTGGAGGCTCTGGCTGCTCTGAGGAGCAGACTGCCCAGAGAGCAGGCAGCCAGCGTCCACCTGGTGGTGGCAGGAGGCTATGACGACCGTGTCACAGAGAACGTGCTGCATTACAATGAGCTAAAGGACCTGGCAGAGCAGATCCACTTGGAGGGCTGTGTCACCTTCCTGCGCTCCCCCTCGGACTCCCTGAAGGTGGCACTGCTGCGGGCCAGCGCTGCTGTGTTGTACACCCCGAGCAGAGAACATTTTGGGATTGTTCCAGTGGAGGCCATGTACTGCTGCTGCCCTGTTATCGCAGTGAACTCTGGGGGTCCCCTAGAGAGCGTGGCTGATGGGGTGACAGGCTTCCTGTGTGAGCCCACAGCAGAGGCCTTCTCTGCAGCTATGGAGCGGCTTGTCAAAGACCCCCACCTCCGCAAAGACATGGGACAGGCCGGAAGGACCAGGGTGCAAGACAAGTTCTCTCTGGAGGCCTTCTCAGACCAGCTGCACGGATACATCCTCAGACTGAGCCAATAA